One window of the Anaeromyxobacter dehalogenans 2CP-C genome contains the following:
- the hisD gene encoding histidinol dehydrogenase — protein sequence MLKLDSRDPGFPEAWARVCARGSDEDEAPVREAAAAIVADVRARGDLALLEHTRRHDAWEPGSAAGLALGPADFAAAYRGLPAAARRALSLAARRIADFHRRESDARVPARRDALGATLSQVVRPLERVGLYVPGGTARYPSSVLMTAVPARVAGVREIVVTSPGVKGTGEMDRWTLAACHVAGVARLFKVGGAQAVAALAYGTATVPAVDKICGPGNAYVAAAKRLVFGRVDIDMIAGPSEILVLADAAADPAEVASDLLAQAEHDVRAVSVLVTPSAALARAALAEVERQLAGLPRREIAGRSIEERGAVVVTRGLSEAVRLADAFAPEHLALHARGAAALVKRISRAGAVFVGSSTPEAVGDYLAGPSHVLPTAGTARFASPLSVATFRRRMSVLDLTPAALAALAPSVEALARAEGLEGHWRAVEVRVAKRAPARRGRAARTAKAARASRARPARSGARR from the coding sequence GTGCTGAAGCTCGATTCCCGCGATCCTGGCTTCCCCGAAGCATGGGCCCGCGTCTGCGCCCGCGGGTCGGACGAGGACGAGGCGCCGGTGCGCGAGGCCGCCGCCGCCATCGTCGCGGACGTCCGCGCCCGCGGCGACCTGGCGCTGCTCGAGCACACCCGCCGTCACGACGCCTGGGAGCCGGGCTCGGCCGCCGGCCTGGCGCTCGGCCCCGCCGACTTCGCCGCCGCCTACCGCGGCCTCCCCGCCGCGGCGCGGCGCGCGCTCTCGCTCGCCGCCCGGCGCATCGCCGACTTCCACCGGCGCGAGTCCGACGCCCGGGTGCCGGCGCGCCGCGACGCGCTGGGCGCGACGCTGTCTCAGGTGGTCCGGCCGCTGGAGCGCGTCGGCCTCTACGTTCCGGGGGGGACCGCCCGCTATCCCTCCTCCGTGCTGATGACCGCCGTGCCGGCCCGCGTCGCCGGCGTGCGCGAGATCGTCGTCACGTCACCAGGCGTGAAGGGTACCGGCGAGATGGACCGCTGGACGCTCGCCGCCTGCCACGTGGCCGGGGTGGCGCGGCTGTTCAAGGTCGGCGGCGCGCAGGCGGTGGCGGCGCTCGCCTACGGCACCGCCACGGTGCCTGCGGTGGACAAGATCTGCGGGCCGGGCAACGCGTACGTGGCCGCCGCGAAGCGGCTGGTGTTCGGGCGCGTGGACATCGACATGATCGCCGGGCCGAGCGAGATCCTGGTGCTCGCCGACGCCGCGGCGGATCCGGCCGAGGTCGCGAGCGACCTGCTCGCGCAGGCCGAGCACGACGTGCGCGCGGTCTCGGTGCTGGTGACGCCGTCGGCCGCGCTGGCGCGGGCGGCGCTGGCCGAGGTCGAGCGGCAGCTCGCCGGCTTGCCGCGGCGCGAGATCGCCGGGCGGTCGATCGAGGAGCGCGGCGCGGTGGTGGTGACGCGCGGCCTCTCCGAGGCGGTGCGGCTCGCCGACGCGTTCGCGCCCGAGCACCTGGCGCTGCACGCGCGCGGCGCCGCGGCCCTCGTGAAGCGGATCTCGCGCGCCGGCGCGGTGTTCGTGGGCAGCTCCACGCCGGAGGCGGTGGGCGACTACCTGGCCGGCCCGAGCCACGTGCTCCCGACCGCCGGCACCGCCCGGTTCGCCTCGCCGCTCTCGGTGGCGACGTTCCGCCGCCGCATGAGCGTGCTCGACCTGACGCCCGCGGCGCTCGCCGCGCTGGCGCCGTCGGTCGAGGCGCTGGCGCGGGCGGAGGGGCTGGAGGGGCACTGGCGCGCGGTGGAGGTGCGGGTCGCGAAGCGCGCGCCGGCGCGGCGCGGCCGGGCGGCGCGGACCGCGAAGGCCGCGCGGGCCTCGAGGGCGCGCCCCGCGCGCAGCGGGGCGCGGCGATGA
- the hisB gene encoding imidazoleglycerol-phosphate dehydratase HisB has protein sequence MTRRAAVKAPRAGAAARRGSVARRTKETDVAVDLRLEPGEASISTGLPFFDHMLDQISRHGGMALTVRAEGDLQVDAHHTVEDVGIGLGEALRQALEDKAGLARYGHAVVPLDEALVEAVVDLSGRPHLTFNAKLPSGKKFIGGYDVDLTQDFLQALVNHARICVHVNVRYGRNLHHVVEAIFKATARALRAATAREGTALPSTKGTL, from the coding sequence ATGACCCGGCGGGCGGCGGTGAAGGCCCCGCGGGCGGGCGCGGCGGCGCGGCGCGGGTCGGTGGCGCGGCGGACCAAGGAGACCGACGTCGCGGTGGACCTGCGGCTCGAGCCGGGCGAGGCGTCGATCTCGACCGGGCTCCCGTTCTTCGACCACATGCTCGACCAGATCTCCCGCCACGGCGGCATGGCGCTCACGGTCCGGGCCGAGGGCGACCTGCAGGTGGACGCGCACCACACCGTCGAGGACGTGGGCATCGGGCTGGGCGAGGCGCTCCGGCAGGCGCTCGAGGACAAGGCCGGGCTGGCGCGCTACGGCCACGCGGTGGTGCCGCTCGACGAGGCGCTGGTCGAGGCGGTGGTGGACCTCTCCGGCCGCCCGCACCTCACGTTCAACGCGAAGCTGCCGAGCGGCAAGAAGTTCATCGGCGGCTACGACGTGGACCTGACGCAGGACTTCCTGCAGGCGCTCGTGAACCACGCGCGCATCTGCGTGCACGTGAACGTGCGCTACGGCCGCAACCTGCACCACGTGGTGGAGGCGATCTTCAAGGCGACCGCGCGCGCGCTCCGCGCCGCGACCGCGCGCGAGGGGACCGCGCTCCCCAGCACCAAGGGCACCCTGTGA
- the hisH gene encoding imidazole glycerol phosphate synthase subunit HisH, whose amino-acid sequence MTRPPGTVALVDYGAGNLRSVENALREVGAAVVVTRDPDAVRRADRVVVPGQGSMPACAEAMRRSGVAGALLEAVDRGTPVLGICVGLQILFAEGEEAGGARGLGLVDGRIARLPGGVKLPHIGWSRVRLVAPGSALFAPMDGAYVYYAHSYAAPADAPGAALLTHHGRDFCAALERGNLFAVQFHPEKSQRVGLALLERFVSI is encoded by the coding sequence GTGACCCGCCCGCCCGGCACCGTCGCGCTGGTGGACTACGGCGCCGGCAACCTGCGCTCGGTGGAGAACGCGCTGCGCGAGGTGGGCGCCGCGGTGGTGGTCACGCGCGATCCCGACGCGGTCCGCCGCGCCGACCGGGTGGTGGTGCCGGGGCAGGGCTCCATGCCGGCCTGCGCCGAGGCGATGCGCCGGAGCGGCGTGGCGGGCGCGCTGCTCGAGGCGGTCGATCGAGGCACGCCGGTGCTGGGCATCTGCGTCGGCCTGCAGATCCTGTTCGCCGAGGGCGAGGAGGCCGGCGGGGCGCGCGGGCTCGGCCTGGTGGACGGGCGCATCGCGCGCCTGCCCGGGGGCGTGAAGCTGCCGCACATCGGCTGGTCGAGGGTGCGGCTGGTGGCGCCCGGGTCGGCGCTGTTCGCGCCCATGGACGGCGCCTACGTCTACTACGCGCACTCCTACGCCGCGCCCGCCGACGCGCCCGGCGCGGCCCTGCTCACGCACCACGGCCGCGACTTCTGCGCGGCGCTGGAGCGCGGCAACCTGTTCGCGGTGCAGTTCCACCCGGAGAAGAGCCAGCGCGTGGGGCTGGCCCTGCTCGAGCGGTTCGTCTCCATCTAG
- the hisA gene encoding 1-(5-phosphoribosyl)-5-[(5-phosphoribosylamino)methylideneamino]imidazole-4-carboxamide isomerase: MLVIPAIDLIGGEVVRLEKGDFAKKTVYARDPAEKAAELVRDGATLIHVVDLDGAKAGWPVNLDAVRAICAVPGAEVELGGGLRSLPDIEKVLELGVRYVVLGTAAVERLDLVRQACARFPGRVRSGIDARNGEVKIAGWLEGTGLGAAEVARRVKEAGVGLVEYTDVGRDGMFTGVDADGAARLQAEAGVQVVASGGVASLDDVRACRAAGLAGVIVGKALYEGRIALADAVRTAAE, from the coding sequence ATGCTCGTCATCCCAGCGATCGATCTCATCGGCGGCGAGGTGGTCCGGCTGGAGAAGGGCGACTTCGCGAAGAAGACCGTGTACGCGCGCGACCCGGCGGAGAAGGCGGCCGAGCTGGTGCGGGACGGCGCGACGCTGATCCACGTGGTGGACCTCGACGGCGCGAAGGCCGGCTGGCCGGTGAACCTCGACGCGGTCCGCGCCATCTGCGCGGTGCCCGGGGCGGAGGTGGAGCTGGGCGGCGGGCTGCGGTCCTTGCCGGACATCGAGAAGGTGCTCGAGCTGGGCGTGCGGTACGTGGTGCTCGGCACCGCCGCAGTGGAGCGGCTCGACCTGGTCCGCCAGGCCTGCGCGCGCTTCCCCGGGCGCGTGCGCAGCGGCATCGACGCGCGCAACGGCGAGGTGAAGATCGCCGGCTGGCTGGAGGGCACCGGGCTCGGCGCCGCCGAGGTGGCGCGCCGGGTGAAGGAGGCCGGGGTCGGGCTGGTGGAGTACACCGACGTCGGCCGGGACGGCATGTTCACCGGGGTGGACGCCGACGGCGCGGCGCGGCTGCAGGCCGAGGCCGGCGTTCAGGTGGTCGCCTCCGGCGGCGTGGCCAGCCTGGACGACGTGCGCGCCTGCCGCGCGGCCGGGCTGGCCGGCGTCATCGTGGGCAAGGCGCTGTACGAGGGCCGGATCGCGCTCGCCGACGCGGTGCGCACCGCGGCGGAGTAG
- the hisF gene encoding imidazole glycerol phosphate synthase subunit HisF: MPAKRIIPCLDVKAGRVVKGIKFQNLRDAGDPVEAAARYDAQGADEVTYLDIAATQENRGTLLDLVTRTAARVFAPLTVGGGVRSEEDFVALLHAGADKVSVNSSAVKDPGLVDRLSRLAGAQALVVAIDVKRRPRGAGRQEWEVHVAGGSKPTGVEGIAWAREVAARGAGELLLTSMDRDGTQAGYDLELLEEVCSAVTIPVIASGGVGTLEHLAEGLRIADAALAASIFHDGKHTVQEAKAFLLARGIEVRP; this comes from the coding sequence ATGCCGGCGAAGCGCATCATCCCCTGCCTCGACGTGAAGGCCGGGCGCGTGGTCAAGGGGATCAAGTTCCAGAACCTGCGCGACGCGGGCGATCCGGTGGAGGCGGCCGCGCGCTACGACGCGCAGGGCGCCGACGAGGTCACCTACCTCGACATCGCCGCGACGCAGGAGAACCGCGGCACGCTCCTCGACCTCGTCACCCGCACCGCCGCGCGCGTGTTCGCGCCGCTCACGGTGGGCGGCGGCGTGCGCAGCGAGGAGGACTTCGTGGCGCTGCTGCACGCGGGCGCCGACAAGGTCTCGGTGAACTCCTCGGCGGTGAAGGACCCGGGCCTCGTCGATCGGCTCTCGCGCCTCGCCGGCGCGCAGGCGCTGGTGGTGGCCATCGACGTGAAGCGCCGGCCCCGCGGCGCGGGCCGCCAGGAGTGGGAGGTCCACGTCGCCGGCGGGTCGAAGCCCACCGGCGTGGAGGGCATCGCCTGGGCGCGCGAGGTGGCGGCGCGCGGCGCGGGCGAGCTGCTCCTCACCTCGATGGACCGCGACGGCACGCAGGCCGGCTACGACCTCGAGCTGCTGGAGGAGGTCTGCTCGGCCGTGACCATCCCGGTGATCGCCTCGGGCGGCGTCGGCACGCTCGAGCACCTCGCCGAGGGGCTCCGGATCGCCGACGCGGCGCTGGCCGCGTCGATCTTCCACGACGGCAAGCACACCGTGCAGGAGGCGAAGGCCTTCCTCCTGGCGCGCGGGATCGAGGTGCGGCCGTGA
- the hisE gene encoding phosphoribosyl-ATP diphosphatase, with protein MADERFLAKLWATIESRRADAAPAESYTKKLLAAPARIRRKIIEEAYEVNEAHQALLDGKDTKDHLAHEAADLLYHLYVLLASADVTPTEVYGVLERRHLQPPAPKTGNP; from the coding sequence ATGGCAGACGAACGCTTCCTCGCGAAGCTCTGGGCCACCATCGAGTCGCGCCGCGCGGACGCCGCGCCGGCCGAGAGCTACACCAAGAAGCTCCTCGCCGCGCCGGCCAGGATCCGCAGGAAGATCATCGAGGAAGCCTACGAGGTGAACGAGGCGCACCAGGCGCTCCTCGACGGCAAGGACACGAAGGACCACCTGGCGCACGAGGCGGCCGATCTGCTGTACCACCTGTACGTGCTGCTCGCGTCGGCCGACGTGACCCCGACCGAGGTCTACGGCGTGCTGGAGCGGCGGCACCTGCAGCCGCCGGCCCCCAAGACCGGAAACCCTTGA
- the rpsU gene encoding 30S ribosomal protein S21, protein MTGVRVKDGESFENAMKRFKKQCEKAGILSEIRKREHYEKPSVKRKKKALAAKKRALKKMRKGF, encoded by the coding sequence ATGACCGGAGTGCGTGTCAAGGATGGCGAGTCCTTCGAGAACGCCATGAAGCGCTTCAAGAAGCAGTGCGAGAAGGCGGGCATCCTCTCGGAGATCCGCAAGCGCGAGCACTACGAGAAGCCCAGCGTGAAGCGCAAGAAGAAGGCCCTCGCCGCGAAGAAGCGCGCGCTCAAGAAGATGCGCAAGGGCTTCTAG
- a CDS encoding GatB/YqeY domain-containing protein, whose protein sequence is MALKERLDADLKTAMREKDTLKLSVVRMLKSAVKYREIELMKPLDDAGVQGVIASEIKRRRDSVEQYRAGNRQDLVDKEEAEIRILQAWLPAQLTEDELRAKVDAAVQATGAQGPKDMGAVMKALLPEVQGRAEGKAVSDMVKARLAGK, encoded by the coding sequence ATGGCGCTCAAGGAACGGCTCGACGCGGACCTCAAGACCGCGATGCGCGAGAAGGACACGCTCAAGCTGAGCGTGGTCCGCATGCTGAAGAGCGCCGTGAAGTACCGCGAGATCGAGCTGATGAAGCCGCTCGACGACGCGGGCGTGCAGGGCGTGATCGCCTCCGAGATCAAGCGCCGGCGCGACTCGGTCGAGCAGTACCGGGCCGGGAACCGCCAGGACCTGGTCGACAAGGAGGAGGCGGAGATCCGGATCCTCCAGGCCTGGCTCCCCGCCCAGCTCACCGAGGACGAGCTCCGCGCGAAGGTGGACGCGGCCGTCCAGGCGACCGGGGCGCAGGGGCCGAAGGACATGGGCGCGGTCATGAAGGCGCTCCTGCCCGAGGTGCAGGGCCGGGCCGAGGGGAAGGCCGTCAGCGACATGGTGAAGGCGCGCCTCGCCGGAAAGTAG